The Mucilaginibacter rubeus genomic interval AAAAGGGGTAGTCGGAATTAAAAAAAACGAAATTTATTTTAAAAAGTGGGCGTATCCCATAACAAACAACAGAAAAACAAGGTCGTTCTTCTCCGAAAGGTTCTCTTTTATGAACTTATTGGCAGCCATGATATGTTTCTTGACCGTTTCTGTTGAAATGGAAAGCATTTCCGCAATTTCGCTATGCTTTAAAAGCCCAACGCGGCTTAACTCATAAACCTTTTTCTGCTGGGGAGGGAGTTTTTCAATCAGCCTGTCAATCACAAGGCACAGGTTTTCTTCCGGTGAGATATTATCCGGCAGATGAAACTCTTCCTGGTATTGCCTTTCCCATTCTTGCTGTTTGATATGCGCGCTGGCCCGCTCTTTTAAAAAGCGATAAGTGCGGTTACGGGTTATGATAAAAAGGTAATTGGTAAAACTTTCAATTGCTGTTAGATCCTGTCGCTTGGCCCAGATCTTCACAAAAACATCCTGTACAATTTCTTCGGCGGCTTCAGCAGATTCTGTAACGCGGTAAACGTATTGACCAAGATGCTTGTAATAAGAATCAAAAAGACAAGAAAAAGCCCTTGTATCCCCACTGGCTACTTTACTTAGAATTTCATTTTCATTATGGAGCGGTCGAATTGGCAATGTTAAGTTTAATTGAATTTAAAATTATATAATTTTTATCACACTAATAATTTATTGGTGTAATAATTACAATAAAAAATGAAATAGCATCGGGATCGGCACAAGCAATTAACCTGTTTTGCAGGCCATTTACAGTCACTCTCTAAAAGCGAACACCAGTATGTTCGTTTTCGCAACAATCTTAATATCGCTTATTGTTTAATTTGTTGTTATTTAATGCGTTGTATGTTTGGAATGACGATTGTACCCGATAAATCACTTGAACTCATACACACTCCATATTACCCTGTACGACCTGTTGTTTTTCGGCGCGATATTTATTGGGCTGGCTTTTGTTCTGTTGCTGACATTTGTAAAAAGCATTAACCTTGCAGCTAACCGGTTGCTGTCCCTGGCGCTGTTTATCATGATCCTGTGGATGATGAGGATCTTGGCCATTGATATCCGCCTCGAAACCTATCTGCCCCGGTGGGACCGGGTACCAATGCAGTTTTTACTGACATTAGGGCCGCTCATCTATTTCTATGTGTTGAAAATAACGCGACCGGCATATCAAATCGGTTGGAGAGATCTGCTGCATTTTACCCCATTGCTGATTGAACAGGCCGCTTTTTTAGTGGAGGTTAGGGAAGGCGTTAACTTAGACGTAGCTACCTACCGTACTCCCACTTTCCGGTTGCTGAACCCGGTAATGCAACTGCTTATATTTATTTCGATCATCATCTATCTATACCGTGCTTATCAACTGATCCAAAATTTTTACAGCCGGCTTCAACCAGTTTTGATGGACAGGTCGCTTCTTGAATTTCGATGGTTGCGCCGTTTGATAGTGGCAACTGCCGTGCTATGGTTGTTATGGATAGCCTATGCGACTGTTGATTATTTTGGCTATCCGAACCAATCAGAGATCCACATTTATTACCCGTTTTATATCTTTTTCGTAGTGATCATTATCTGGACGGCCGCCGCAGCGTTCTTAAAACCGCAGGCTGGTATGATGATGGTCACCCAATCCCCTGTACCAAAACTTTTGCCCACAATTGACCACAGGGAAAAAGGCATCTGGCTCAAAAAGGCCATGGAAACTAACCAGTACTTCCTCGACCCGGAACTAAGCCTGAGCTCTCTTGCCGAGAAACTTGGCCTTACCAGCCATGAATTGTCGCGGATCATTAATACCGTGCTTAAAAAAAGCTTTAGTGATTTTGTTAACGAGTACCGGGTGCGTGATGTAGCCATAAAAATGCATGATCCTGCTTATAGTCATATTACCCTGCTGGGTATTGCATTTGAATCGGGCTTCAATTCCAAAGCTACCTTTAACCGTATTTTTAAGCAGGTAACAGGAAAAAGCCCGGTAGAATATAAAGCGCTTCAGAAAAAAGAGGTCTTATCTTATAATTTGAGACGCTACCCTCAACAGGCGGCAATAATTTCGAATCATGAAACCACCCCAAGGTGGTCGAATGGCAAATTAAACCGCAATTATATGTTTCGCAATTATTTAAAAACCGCCTGGAGAAATTTATTAAAGAACGCATTCTATTCGGCTCTTAATATTGCCGGTCTTACAATGGGATTAGCCGTTGGCATCTTAGTATTGCTTTGGGTTCAGGACGAACTCAGTTTCGATAGTTCATACAAAAAGGCGAAAGATATTTACCGCCTTGAACTTTGGGGAGGTACCGGCAACAACAGGCAGATATTCACTATAGGTGTAGCTCCCATAGGATCCTTCTCCAAACAGCAATTACCCGCTATTCAGGATTACGCGCGCCTTACCGGTAATTCGGATTACTCGCTTTATAAGTACAAGGATAAAGTGTTTGGGGATGAGAATGCTGTTTATGCCGATCCATCGCTGTTTTCAATGTTTGATCTGGATTTGATAAAAGGTAATAAGGCGAAACCTTTCACCGATGACAATTCGGTAGTAATCACCCAGAAAACTGCTGAAAAGTTTTTTGGCGACCAAGACCCGATAGGAAAAGTGATTACTGGCGATGATAAAATTAACCTTACCGTAAGCGGCGTGATCCCTGATATCCCGAAGAACTCCAGCATGCAATATGACATGGTGATGCCGATCAGCTTCCATTTTAAACAGCAACTGGCCCTAAAGAATGATTTAAGCAACAATTTCGGTTTCTTGAATTATATCACCTTTTTGCAGATCAAACCGGGGAGTGATCTGAATAAGTTAGCTAAACAAATAACGGGTGTGCATGTAAGTCATAGCCCTGGCGATACCGATGCCGATTACCTGTTGCTGCCGCTCACTAAAATGCATTTGTATAATGCTGATATGAGTGATAATGGCATTACCACAGTACGCATATTTGTTGTTATTGCCGTGCTGATATTGGTGATTGCCTGTATCAATTATGTGAACCTCTCCACGGCCCGGTCTATGTTGAGGGCTAAAGAGATTAGCATGCGCAAGATCATCGGTGCGGCCCGGATGCATTTGTTTATGCAGTTTATTATTGAAACGGCTTTACTGTTTATAATAGCCGCTGTATTTGCAGTAGTGCTCATCTACCTGCTGATGCCGGTATTCAATAAAGTATCCGGCAAGGATATGGCCTTTAACTTAAGCGATTATCATGTATGGCTGTTGCTTTTAACTGCCATTGCAGCAACATTGGCCGCCTCAAGCATTTACCCAGCCTTGTTACTTTCGTCCTTTGAACCTTTAAAAGCGCTTAAAGGAAAAATATCGGCAGGCATAGGCGATGTGCTGTTCCGCAAGATATTGGTGGTTACGCAATTTACATTTTCTATTATTCTCATTATTGGCACTATCGTAATAACGGGGCAGCTGAATTTTATCCGGACTACAGGTGTCGGGTATGATAAAACGCATGTGATCACCTTCTG includes:
- a CDS encoding RNA polymerase sigma factor; amino-acid sequence: MPIRPLHNENEILSKVASGDTRAFSCLFDSYYKHLGQYVYRVTESAEAAEEIVQDVFVKIWAKRQDLTAIESFTNYLFIITRNRTYRFLKERASAHIKQQEWERQYQEEFHLPDNISPEENLCLVIDRLIEKLPPQQKKVYELSRVGLLKHSEIAEMLSISTETVKKHIMAANKFIKENLSEKNDLVFLLFVMGYAHFLK
- a CDS encoding ABC transporter permease; amino-acid sequence: MNSYTLHITLYDLLFFGAIFIGLAFVLLLTFVKSINLAANRLLSLALFIMILWMMRILAIDIRLETYLPRWDRVPMQFLLTLGPLIYFYVLKITRPAYQIGWRDLLHFTPLLIEQAAFLVEVREGVNLDVATYRTPTFRLLNPVMQLLIFISIIIYLYRAYQLIQNFYSRLQPVLMDRSLLEFRWLRRLIVATAVLWLLWIAYATVDYFGYPNQSEIHIYYPFYIFFVVIIIWTAAAAFLKPQAGMMMVTQSPVPKLLPTIDHREKGIWLKKAMETNQYFLDPELSLSSLAEKLGLTSHELSRIINTVLKKSFSDFVNEYRVRDVAIKMHDPAYSHITLLGIAFESGFNSKATFNRIFKQVTGKSPVEYKALQKKEVLSYNLRRYPQQAAIISNHETTPRWSNGKLNRNYMFRNYLKTAWRNLLKNAFYSALNIAGLTMGLAVGILVLLWVQDELSFDSSYKKAKDIYRLELWGGTGNNRQIFTIGVAPIGSFSKQQLPAIQDYARLTGNSDYSLYKYKDKVFGDENAVYADPSLFSMFDLDLIKGNKAKPFTDDNSVVITQKTAEKFFGDQDPIGKVITGDDKINLTVSGVIPDIPKNSSMQYDMVMPISFHFKQQLALKNDLSNNFGFLNYITFLQIKPGSDLNKLAKQITGVHVSHSPGDTDADYLLLPLTKMHLYNADMSDNGITTVRIFVVIAVLILVIACINYVNLSTARSMLRAKEISMRKIIGAARMHLFMQFIIETALLFIIAAVFAVVLIYLLMPVFNKVSGKDMAFNLSDYHVWLLLLTAIAATLAASSIYPALLLSSFEPLKALKGKISAGIGDVLFRKILVVTQFTFSIILIIGTIVITGQLNFIRTTGVGYDKTHVITFWMRDMDKHYDAVKAELLKQPGVLGVTRSNQNIIHFQGFTGDVDWDGRDPKQNIIMHPIVVDRDLVSFFKMKLVAGTSFTGGKMDTAHYILNETAIKEMGIKNPVGKRFRMGGTTGTIIGVVKNFHYSSMKEKIAPSIFWFSPQLLNKIYIKTTGTDAPKVLAAAEKQFKQYNGQYPFGYAFLDDMFNYMYQSEQREGTLFTDFAAIAIFISCLGLLGLAAYTAQVRTREIGVRKVLGASVSGIVRLLARDFIKLVLIAIAIAAPLAWYFMYKWLQNFAYKIDITWWVFVLAGGMAILIAFITISFQAVKAALTNPVKSLRSE